From the genome of Spinacia oleracea cultivar Varoflay chromosome 2, BTI_SOV_V1, whole genome shotgun sequence, one region includes:
- the LOC110791995 gene encoding uncharacterized protein isoform X2: MTFGKEAPPLPKYERIALKHVPTTVRRRYDRDLDNNLLNATKGGVEDAKFTSIVDANAEEKIEYNGFAKFDNDQGFQSEDNERDYNNGAKDVNPDGLSDVKFFVDDKVEDKSYAHFDNEHETQTYTYEFGYSDFGKNAKNSKSKSGAAEEVTFASIMDDDVEDKIEYNGHAKFDNDSGLLSEDDASKDEDGAEDDNTASVSYLNDFVDDEEEDKSHAQLKNEHDTQNYTYEFGYNDFGKNTSFPLEDGKRRGDDTAQDKHASVSDVGEFVDDQSYAHFNDERNTQNYTYAFGYSDFGQSASMHSEDSKRESERVVDVNLDATFEERTLHIVEDKRIEENRGNDVDNADDYVDDSFKDVAEDNNHRNCDNKQDIKVEEIKIEENETKDENVASDYMDDSVQEVKENDHENFVGKLDMPVEDRKREDDQTKDVNVVNDNVDDIVKGKDEDNGYVKSYKKQDSKSECGGTNDPNVSSECVDDSIESEVEDKEHGNCDDKEDIQLEETKFKSHGNSDANVASNCVDDTIEGEFEDKPHEHFDDIQDIQPEDNKSEGDVTNDANTTSNCVNDIIEDELKDKDYENFDDIQDIQQSKNKSEDDGTSNTSVVSNFMNGSIEGEVEDKEHINFVDIQDIHPEEIKNDGDETNDANVARVFVDDSNEGEFDDKEHENSDDVKDIQLEEKKIEGLETSDATVASECVDDSNECIIKDKEHEKFIDIQDMQQEDNKSDGGGNSDTNVASNCVGDSIEDEVEDKQHENSNDKDDIQLKDNKSEGGGTSDTNVVSDFVDDSIEGEVKDKEHVNSVDIQDIQQEDNKDDCNETSDINVARDFVDDSIEGKVEDKDYENSNDIQDIQQENNKSEGHVTSDANIVNDCVDDGTKGEIEDMDHENFIDIQDIQLEDNKSDDDETSDTNVASDCVDDNIEREIEDKKHGNSEDIQDIQLEDNKSDGGEATDENVASDYVIGSIEVEDIQDIQVEDNKSEGHESSGVNVSSDCVDDILEGEVEDKDHEFFSDVQDTQVEEDKNEGDDTKDAYIASYPVDNSVKVDVLDTEHENSDDIQDFCPKAFKKTLEQNGYDLYCPDCKDYAIDTIMFRKREDEGQQTTCYSFLLRCIWW, encoded by the exons GATACGATCGAGATCTTGATAACAACCTCCTCAATGCAACGAAAG GCGGAGTTGAAGATGCAAAATTTACAAGCATTGTGGATGCTAATGCTGAAGAAAAAATCGAGTACAATGGATTTGCAAAATTTGATAATGATCAAG GCTTCCAATCAGAAGACAATGAAAGAGACTATAATAATGGTGCGAAAGATGTCAATCCTGATGGTCTCAGTGATGTGAAATTTTTCGTTGATGATAAAGTTGAGGATAAATCTTATGCACATTTCGACAATGAACACGAAACACAAACTTATACATATGAATTTGGATATAGTGATTTTGGAAAAAATGCAA AAAATTCTAAAAGTAAAAGTGGAGCAGCGGAGGAAGTAACTTTCGCTAGCATTATGGATGATGATGTCGAAGATAAAATTGAGTACAATGGACATGCAAAATTTGACAATGATTCAG GCTTGTTATCGGAAGATGATGCAAGTAAAGATGAAGATGGAGCTGAAGATGACAACACTGCTAGTGTTAGTTACCTGAATGATTTTgttgatgatgaagaagaggatAAATCGCATGCGCAATTAAAGAATGAACATGACACACAAAATTATACATATGAATTTGGATACAATGATTTCGGAAAAAATACAA GTTTTCCATTAGAAGACGGTAAAAGAAGAGGTGATGATACAGCTCAAGATAAGCATGCTAGTGTTAGTGATGTGGGTGAGTTTGTTGATGATCAATCATATGCACATTTCAACGATGAACGCAATACACAAAATTACACATATGCGTTTGGATATAGTGATTTTGGACAAAGTGCGA GTATGCATTCAGAAGATAGCAAAAGAGAAAGTGAAAGAGTCGTAGATGTTAATCTGGATGCTACTTTCGAAGAAAGAACTCTACATATAGTAGAAGATAAAAGAATTGAAGAGAATAGAGGCAACGATGTAGATAACGCCGATGATTACGTGGATGATAGTTTCAAGGACGTAGCTGAGGACAACAATCACAGAAATTGTGACAATAAACAAG ATATAAAAGTGGAAGAAATCAAGATCGAAGAAAATGAAACTAAAGATGAAAATGTTGCAAGTGATTATATGGATGATAGTGTCCAAGAAGTCAAGGAAAATGATCATGAAAACTTTGTCGGTAAACTAG atATGCCAGTGGAAGACAGAAAAAGAGAAGATGATCAAACTAAAGATGTAAATGTTGTTAATGATAATGTGGATGATATTGTCAAAGGCAAAGACGAGGACAATGGTTATGTAAAATCTTACAAAAAACAAG ACAGCAAAAGCGAATGTGGTGGAACTAATGATCCAAATGTTTCTAGCGAATGCGTGGATGATAGTATCGAAAGTGAAGTCGAGGACAAGGAGCATGGAAACTGTGATGATAAAGAAG ATATCCAACTAGAAGAAACCAAATTTAAAAGTCATGGAAATAGTGATGCAAATGTTGCCAGTAATTGTGTGGATGATACTATCGAAGGTGAATTCGAGGACAAACCGCATGAACACTTTGACGATATACAAG ATATCCAACCAGAAGACAACAAAAGTGAAGGTGATGTAACGAATGATGCAAATACTACTAGCAATTGTGTGAATGATATTATCGAAGATGAACTCAAAGACAAGGACTATGAAAACTTTGATGATATACAAG ATATCCAACAAAGTAAAAACAAAAGCGAAGATGATGGAACTAGTAATACAAGTGTTGTTAGCAATTTTATGAATGGTAGTATTGAAGGTGAAGTCGAGGACAAGGAGCACATAAACTTCGTAGATATACAAG ATATCCATCCAGAAGAAATAAAGAACGATGGTGATGAAACTAATGACGCAAATGTTGCTAGAGTTTTTGTGGATGATAGCAATGAAGGTGAATTCGATGACAAGGAACATGAAAACTCCGACGATGTAAAGG ATATCCAACTAGAAGAGAAAAAAATTGAAGGTCTTGAAACTAGTGATGCAACTGTTGCCAGCGAATGTGTGGATGATAGTAATGAATGCATAATCAAGGACAAGGAGCATGAAAAGTTTATAGATATACAAG ATATGCAACAAGAAGACAACAAAAGTGATGGTGGTGGAAATAGTGATACAAATGTTGCTAGCAATTGTGTGGGTGATAGTATCGAAGACGAAGTCGAGGACAAGCAACATGAAAACTCCAATGATAAAGATG ATATCCAACTAAAAGACAACAAAAGCGAAGGTGGTGGAACAAGTGATACAAATGTTGTTAGCGATTTTGTGGATGATAGTATTGAAGGTGAAGTCAAGGACAAAGAGCATGTAAACTCCGTAGATATACAAG ATATCCAACAAGAAGACAACAAAGACGACTGTAATGAAACAAGTGACATAAATGTAGCTAGAGATTTTGTGGATGATAGCATCGAAGGAAAAGTCGAGGATAAGGATTATGAAAACTCCAACGATATACAAG ATATCCAACAAGAAAACAATAAAAGCGAAGGACATGTAACTAGTGACGCAAATATTGTCAACGATTGTGTGGATGATGGTACTAAAGGTGAAATAGAGGACATGGATCATGAAAACTTTATAGATATACAAG ATATCCAATTAGAAGACAACAAAAGCGACGATGATGAAACTAGTGATACTAATGTTGCTAGCGATTGTGTGGATGATAACATCGAACGCGAAATCGAGGACAAGAAGCATGGAAACTCCGAAGATATACAAG ACATCCAACTAGAAGACAACAAAAGCGATGGTGGTGAAGCTACTGATGAAAATGTTGCTAGCGATTATGTAATTGGTAGTATTGAAGTTGAAGATATACAAG ATATTCAAGTAGAAGACAATAAAAGCGAAGGGCATGAAAGTAGTGGGGTAAATGTTTCTAGCGATTGTGTGGATGATATACTTGAAGGTGAAGTTGAGGATAAAGATCATGAATTCTTTTCTGATGTACAAG ATACACAAGTGGAAGAAGACAAAAATGAAGGCGATGATACTAAAGATGCATATATTGCTAGCTATCCTGTGGATAATAGTGTTAAAGTTGATGTTTTGGACACTGAACATGAGAACTCTGATGATATACAAG ATTTTTGCCCAAAAGCATTCAAGAAAACTTTGGAACAAAATGGTTATGATTTATATTGTCCTGATTGCAAGGATTATGCCATCGATACAATCATGTTTAGAAAAAGAGAAGATGAAGGCCAACAAACAACATGCTATTCCTTTCTAC TTCGTTGCATTTGGTGGTAG
- the LOC110791995 gene encoding uncharacterized protein isoform X7 has protein sequence MTFGKEAPPLPKYERIALKHVPTTVRRRYDRDLDNNLLNATKGGVEDAKFTSIVDANAEEKIEYNGFAKFDNDQGFQSEDNERDYNNGAKDVNPDGLSDVKFFVDDKVEDKSYAHFDNEHETQTYTYEFGYSDFGKNAKNSKSKSGAAEEVTFASIMDDDVEDKIEYNGHAKFDNDSGLLSEDDASKDEDGAEDDNTASVSYLNDFVDDEEEDKSHAQLKNEHDTQNYTYEFGYNDFGKNTSFPLEDGKRRGDDTAQDKHASVSDVGEFVDDQSYAHFNDERNTQNYTYAFGYSDFGQSASMHSEDSKRESERVVDVNLDATFEERTLHIVEDKRIEENRGNDVDNADDYVDDSFKDVAEDNNHRNCDNKQDIKVEEIKIEENETKDENVASDYMDDSVQEVKENDHENFVGKLDMPVEDRKREDDQTKDVNVVNDNVDDIVKGKDEDNGYVKSYKKQDSKSECGGTNDPNVSSECVDDSIESEVEDKEHGNCDDKEDIQLEETKFKSHGNSDANVASNCVDDTIEGEFEDKPHEHFDDIQDIQPEDNKSEGDVTNDANTTSNCVNDIIEDELKDKDYENFDDIQDIQQSKNKSEDDGTSNTSVVSNFMNGSIEGEVEDKEHINFVDIQDIHPEEIKNDGDETNDANVARVFVDDSNEGEFDDKEHENSDDVKDIQLEEKKIEGLETSDATVASECVDDSNECIIKDKEHEKFIDIQDMQQEDNKSDGGGNSDTNVASNCVGDSIEDEVEDKQHENSNDKDDIQLKDNKSEGGGTSDTNVVSDFVDDSIEGEVKDKEHVNSVDIQDIQQEDNKDDCNETSDINVARDFVDDSIEGKVEDKDYENSNDIQDIQQENNKSEGHVTSDANIVNDCVDDGTKGEIEDMDHENFIDIQDIQLEDNKSDDDETSDTNVASDCVDDNIEREIEDKKHGNSEDIQDIQLEDNKSDGGEATDENVASDYVIGSIEVEDIQDTQVEEDKNEGDDTKDAYIASYPVDNSVKVDVLDTEHENSDDIQDFCPKAFKKTLEQNGYDLYCPDCKDYAIDTIMFRKREDEGQQTTCYSFLLRCIWW, from the exons GATACGATCGAGATCTTGATAACAACCTCCTCAATGCAACGAAAG GCGGAGTTGAAGATGCAAAATTTACAAGCATTGTGGATGCTAATGCTGAAGAAAAAATCGAGTACAATGGATTTGCAAAATTTGATAATGATCAAG GCTTCCAATCAGAAGACAATGAAAGAGACTATAATAATGGTGCGAAAGATGTCAATCCTGATGGTCTCAGTGATGTGAAATTTTTCGTTGATGATAAAGTTGAGGATAAATCTTATGCACATTTCGACAATGAACACGAAACACAAACTTATACATATGAATTTGGATATAGTGATTTTGGAAAAAATGCAA AAAATTCTAAAAGTAAAAGTGGAGCAGCGGAGGAAGTAACTTTCGCTAGCATTATGGATGATGATGTCGAAGATAAAATTGAGTACAATGGACATGCAAAATTTGACAATGATTCAG GCTTGTTATCGGAAGATGATGCAAGTAAAGATGAAGATGGAGCTGAAGATGACAACACTGCTAGTGTTAGTTACCTGAATGATTTTgttgatgatgaagaagaggatAAATCGCATGCGCAATTAAAGAATGAACATGACACACAAAATTATACATATGAATTTGGATACAATGATTTCGGAAAAAATACAA GTTTTCCATTAGAAGACGGTAAAAGAAGAGGTGATGATACAGCTCAAGATAAGCATGCTAGTGTTAGTGATGTGGGTGAGTTTGTTGATGATCAATCATATGCACATTTCAACGATGAACGCAATACACAAAATTACACATATGCGTTTGGATATAGTGATTTTGGACAAAGTGCGA GTATGCATTCAGAAGATAGCAAAAGAGAAAGTGAAAGAGTCGTAGATGTTAATCTGGATGCTACTTTCGAAGAAAGAACTCTACATATAGTAGAAGATAAAAGAATTGAAGAGAATAGAGGCAACGATGTAGATAACGCCGATGATTACGTGGATGATAGTTTCAAGGACGTAGCTGAGGACAACAATCACAGAAATTGTGACAATAAACAAG ATATAAAAGTGGAAGAAATCAAGATCGAAGAAAATGAAACTAAAGATGAAAATGTTGCAAGTGATTATATGGATGATAGTGTCCAAGAAGTCAAGGAAAATGATCATGAAAACTTTGTCGGTAAACTAG atATGCCAGTGGAAGACAGAAAAAGAGAAGATGATCAAACTAAAGATGTAAATGTTGTTAATGATAATGTGGATGATATTGTCAAAGGCAAAGACGAGGACAATGGTTATGTAAAATCTTACAAAAAACAAG ACAGCAAAAGCGAATGTGGTGGAACTAATGATCCAAATGTTTCTAGCGAATGCGTGGATGATAGTATCGAAAGTGAAGTCGAGGACAAGGAGCATGGAAACTGTGATGATAAAGAAG ATATCCAACTAGAAGAAACCAAATTTAAAAGTCATGGAAATAGTGATGCAAATGTTGCCAGTAATTGTGTGGATGATACTATCGAAGGTGAATTCGAGGACAAACCGCATGAACACTTTGACGATATACAAG ATATCCAACCAGAAGACAACAAAAGTGAAGGTGATGTAACGAATGATGCAAATACTACTAGCAATTGTGTGAATGATATTATCGAAGATGAACTCAAAGACAAGGACTATGAAAACTTTGATGATATACAAG ATATCCAACAAAGTAAAAACAAAAGCGAAGATGATGGAACTAGTAATACAAGTGTTGTTAGCAATTTTATGAATGGTAGTATTGAAGGTGAAGTCGAGGACAAGGAGCACATAAACTTCGTAGATATACAAG ATATCCATCCAGAAGAAATAAAGAACGATGGTGATGAAACTAATGACGCAAATGTTGCTAGAGTTTTTGTGGATGATAGCAATGAAGGTGAATTCGATGACAAGGAACATGAAAACTCCGACGATGTAAAGG ATATCCAACTAGAAGAGAAAAAAATTGAAGGTCTTGAAACTAGTGATGCAACTGTTGCCAGCGAATGTGTGGATGATAGTAATGAATGCATAATCAAGGACAAGGAGCATGAAAAGTTTATAGATATACAAG ATATGCAACAAGAAGACAACAAAAGTGATGGTGGTGGAAATAGTGATACAAATGTTGCTAGCAATTGTGTGGGTGATAGTATCGAAGACGAAGTCGAGGACAAGCAACATGAAAACTCCAATGATAAAGATG ATATCCAACTAAAAGACAACAAAAGCGAAGGTGGTGGAACAAGTGATACAAATGTTGTTAGCGATTTTGTGGATGATAGTATTGAAGGTGAAGTCAAGGACAAAGAGCATGTAAACTCCGTAGATATACAAG ATATCCAACAAGAAGACAACAAAGACGACTGTAATGAAACAAGTGACATAAATGTAGCTAGAGATTTTGTGGATGATAGCATCGAAGGAAAAGTCGAGGATAAGGATTATGAAAACTCCAACGATATACAAG ATATCCAACAAGAAAACAATAAAAGCGAAGGACATGTAACTAGTGACGCAAATATTGTCAACGATTGTGTGGATGATGGTACTAAAGGTGAAATAGAGGACATGGATCATGAAAACTTTATAGATATACAAG ATATCCAATTAGAAGACAACAAAAGCGACGATGATGAAACTAGTGATACTAATGTTGCTAGCGATTGTGTGGATGATAACATCGAACGCGAAATCGAGGACAAGAAGCATGGAAACTCCGAAGATATACAAG ACATCCAACTAGAAGACAACAAAAGCGATGGTGGTGAAGCTACTGATGAAAATGTTGCTAGCGATTATGTAATTGGTAGTATTGAAGTTGAAGATATACAAG ATACACAAGTGGAAGAAGACAAAAATGAAGGCGATGATACTAAAGATGCATATATTGCTAGCTATCCTGTGGATAATAGTGTTAAAGTTGATGTTTTGGACACTGAACATGAGAACTCTGATGATATACAAG ATTTTTGCCCAAAAGCATTCAAGAAAACTTTGGAACAAAATGGTTATGATTTATATTGTCCTGATTGCAAGGATTATGCCATCGATACAATCATGTTTAGAAAAAGAGAAGATGAAGGCCAACAAACAACATGCTATTCCTTTCTAC TTCGTTGCATTTGGTGGTAG
- the LOC110791995 gene encoding uncharacterized protein isoform X9 codes for MTFGKEAPPLPKYERIALKHVPTTVRRRYDRDLDNNLLNATKGGVEDAKFTSIVDANAEEKIEYNGFAKFDNDQGFQSEDNERDYNNGAKDVNPDGLSDVKFFVDDKVEDKSYAHFDNEHETQTYTYEFGYSDFGKNAKNSKSKSGAAEEVTFASIMDDDVEDKIEYNGHAKFDNDSGLLSEDDASKDEDGAEDDNTASVSYLNDFVDDEEEDKSHAQLKNEHDTQNYTYEFGYNDFGKNTSFPLEDGKRRGDDTAQDKHASVSDVGEFVDDQSYAHFNDERNTQNYTYAFGYSDFGQSASMHSEDSKRESERVVDVNLDATFEERTLHIVEDKRIEENRGNDVDNADDYVDDSFKDVAEDNNHRNCDNKQDIKVEEIKIEENETKDENVASDYMDDSVQEVKENDHENFVGKLDMPVEDRKREDDQTKDVNVVNDNVDDIVKGKDEDNGYVKSYKKQDSKSECGGTNDPNVSSECVDDSIESEVEDKEHGNCDDKEDIQLEETKFKSHGNSDANVASNCVDDTIEGEFEDKPHEHFDDIQDIQPEDNKSEGDVTNDANTTSNCVNDIIEDELKDKDYENFDDIQDIQQSKNKSEDDGTSNTSVVSNFMNGSIEGEVEDKEHINFVDIQDIHPEEIKNDGDETNDANVARVFVDDSNEGEFDDKEHENSDDVKDIQLEEKKIEGLETSDATVASECVDDSNECIIKDKEHEKFIDIQDMQQEDNKSDGGGNSDTNVASNCVGDSIEDEVEDKQHENSNDKDDIQLKDNKSEGGGTSDTNVVSDFVDDSIEGEVKDKEHVNSVDIQDIQQEDNKDDCNETSDINVARDFVDDSIEGKVEDKDYENSNDIQDIQQENNKSEGHVTSDANIVNDCVDDGTKGEIEDMDHENFIDIQDIQLEDNKSDDDETSDTNVASDCVDDNIEREIEDKKHGNSEDIQDIQLEDNKSDGGEATDENVASDYVIGSIEVEDIQDIQVEDNKSEGHESSGVNVSSDCVDDILEGEVEDKDHEFFSDVQDLDQN; via the exons GATACGATCGAGATCTTGATAACAACCTCCTCAATGCAACGAAAG GCGGAGTTGAAGATGCAAAATTTACAAGCATTGTGGATGCTAATGCTGAAGAAAAAATCGAGTACAATGGATTTGCAAAATTTGATAATGATCAAG GCTTCCAATCAGAAGACAATGAAAGAGACTATAATAATGGTGCGAAAGATGTCAATCCTGATGGTCTCAGTGATGTGAAATTTTTCGTTGATGATAAAGTTGAGGATAAATCTTATGCACATTTCGACAATGAACACGAAACACAAACTTATACATATGAATTTGGATATAGTGATTTTGGAAAAAATGCAA AAAATTCTAAAAGTAAAAGTGGAGCAGCGGAGGAAGTAACTTTCGCTAGCATTATGGATGATGATGTCGAAGATAAAATTGAGTACAATGGACATGCAAAATTTGACAATGATTCAG GCTTGTTATCGGAAGATGATGCAAGTAAAGATGAAGATGGAGCTGAAGATGACAACACTGCTAGTGTTAGTTACCTGAATGATTTTgttgatgatgaagaagaggatAAATCGCATGCGCAATTAAAGAATGAACATGACACACAAAATTATACATATGAATTTGGATACAATGATTTCGGAAAAAATACAA GTTTTCCATTAGAAGACGGTAAAAGAAGAGGTGATGATACAGCTCAAGATAAGCATGCTAGTGTTAGTGATGTGGGTGAGTTTGTTGATGATCAATCATATGCACATTTCAACGATGAACGCAATACACAAAATTACACATATGCGTTTGGATATAGTGATTTTGGACAAAGTGCGA GTATGCATTCAGAAGATAGCAAAAGAGAAAGTGAAAGAGTCGTAGATGTTAATCTGGATGCTACTTTCGAAGAAAGAACTCTACATATAGTAGAAGATAAAAGAATTGAAGAGAATAGAGGCAACGATGTAGATAACGCCGATGATTACGTGGATGATAGTTTCAAGGACGTAGCTGAGGACAACAATCACAGAAATTGTGACAATAAACAAG ATATAAAAGTGGAAGAAATCAAGATCGAAGAAAATGAAACTAAAGATGAAAATGTTGCAAGTGATTATATGGATGATAGTGTCCAAGAAGTCAAGGAAAATGATCATGAAAACTTTGTCGGTAAACTAG atATGCCAGTGGAAGACAGAAAAAGAGAAGATGATCAAACTAAAGATGTAAATGTTGTTAATGATAATGTGGATGATATTGTCAAAGGCAAAGACGAGGACAATGGTTATGTAAAATCTTACAAAAAACAAG ACAGCAAAAGCGAATGTGGTGGAACTAATGATCCAAATGTTTCTAGCGAATGCGTGGATGATAGTATCGAAAGTGAAGTCGAGGACAAGGAGCATGGAAACTGTGATGATAAAGAAG ATATCCAACTAGAAGAAACCAAATTTAAAAGTCATGGAAATAGTGATGCAAATGTTGCCAGTAATTGTGTGGATGATACTATCGAAGGTGAATTCGAGGACAAACCGCATGAACACTTTGACGATATACAAG ATATCCAACCAGAAGACAACAAAAGTGAAGGTGATGTAACGAATGATGCAAATACTACTAGCAATTGTGTGAATGATATTATCGAAGATGAACTCAAAGACAAGGACTATGAAAACTTTGATGATATACAAG ATATCCAACAAAGTAAAAACAAAAGCGAAGATGATGGAACTAGTAATACAAGTGTTGTTAGCAATTTTATGAATGGTAGTATTGAAGGTGAAGTCGAGGACAAGGAGCACATAAACTTCGTAGATATACAAG ATATCCATCCAGAAGAAATAAAGAACGATGGTGATGAAACTAATGACGCAAATGTTGCTAGAGTTTTTGTGGATGATAGCAATGAAGGTGAATTCGATGACAAGGAACATGAAAACTCCGACGATGTAAAGG ATATCCAACTAGAAGAGAAAAAAATTGAAGGTCTTGAAACTAGTGATGCAACTGTTGCCAGCGAATGTGTGGATGATAGTAATGAATGCATAATCAAGGACAAGGAGCATGAAAAGTTTATAGATATACAAG ATATGCAACAAGAAGACAACAAAAGTGATGGTGGTGGAAATAGTGATACAAATGTTGCTAGCAATTGTGTGGGTGATAGTATCGAAGACGAAGTCGAGGACAAGCAACATGAAAACTCCAATGATAAAGATG ATATCCAACTAAAAGACAACAAAAGCGAAGGTGGTGGAACAAGTGATACAAATGTTGTTAGCGATTTTGTGGATGATAGTATTGAAGGTGAAGTCAAGGACAAAGAGCATGTAAACTCCGTAGATATACAAG ATATCCAACAAGAAGACAACAAAGACGACTGTAATGAAACAAGTGACATAAATGTAGCTAGAGATTTTGTGGATGATAGCATCGAAGGAAAAGTCGAGGATAAGGATTATGAAAACTCCAACGATATACAAG ATATCCAACAAGAAAACAATAAAAGCGAAGGACATGTAACTAGTGACGCAAATATTGTCAACGATTGTGTGGATGATGGTACTAAAGGTGAAATAGAGGACATGGATCATGAAAACTTTATAGATATACAAG ATATCCAATTAGAAGACAACAAAAGCGACGATGATGAAACTAGTGATACTAATGTTGCTAGCGATTGTGTGGATGATAACATCGAACGCGAAATCGAGGACAAGAAGCATGGAAACTCCGAAGATATACAAG ACATCCAACTAGAAGACAACAAAAGCGATGGTGGTGAAGCTACTGATGAAAATGTTGCTAGCGATTATGTAATTGGTAGTATTGAAGTTGAAGATATACAAG ATATTCAAGTAGAAGACAATAAAAGCGAAGGGCATGAAAGTAGTGGGGTAAATGTTTCTAGCGATTGTGTGGATGATATACTTGAAGGTGAAGTTGAGGATAAAGATCATGAATTCTTTTCTGATGTACAAG ATTTAGACCAAAACTAA